One Williamsia phyllosphaerae DNA segment encodes these proteins:
- a CDS encoding HpcH/HpaI aldolase family protein codes for MTRRTAARDFAARVRARDRILGYWSVIDSPVSTEWLAHVGWDYIALDLQHGLIGYSGMLAGITAIDAAEGPVGLVRVEANDPTPIGRALDAGAAGVIVPLVNSADEAAAAVASAKYPPMGVRSYGPMRSQLRIGPVPAEANSETIVLAMIETPQGLANVAEICAVEGLDGIYVGPSDLRIAVGGAHSNDPAVDAEFEAALTTIREAAAAAGVTAGIHTASGELAAKRLAEGYTLATVASDLTHLRAVSQSHLDAARG; via the coding sequence ATGACCCGCAGAACCGCGGCCCGCGACTTCGCCGCCCGTGTCCGCGCCCGCGACCGGATCCTCGGCTACTGGTCGGTGATCGACAGCCCCGTCTCCACCGAATGGCTCGCCCACGTCGGCTGGGACTACATCGCACTCGACCTGCAGCACGGCCTGATCGGCTACTCCGGCATGCTCGCCGGCATCACCGCGATCGACGCCGCCGAGGGCCCCGTCGGACTCGTTCGCGTCGAGGCCAACGATCCCACCCCGATCGGTCGCGCCCTCGACGCCGGCGCCGCCGGTGTCATCGTCCCCCTCGTGAACTCGGCCGACGAGGCCGCCGCCGCGGTGGCGTCGGCCAAGTACCCGCCGATGGGCGTCCGGTCGTACGGACCCATGCGGTCGCAGCTGCGGATCGGGCCCGTCCCGGCCGAGGCCAACAGCGAGACCATCGTCCTGGCGATGATCGAGACGCCGCAGGGACTCGCGAACGTCGCCGAGATCTGTGCGGTCGAGGGCCTCGACGGCATCTACGTCGGGCCGTCGGATCTACGAATCGCGGTCGGTGGCGCGCATTCCAACGATCCAGCCGTCGACGCCGAGTTCGAGGCCGCGCTGACGACGATCCGTGAGGCCGCGGCCGCCGCCGGCGTCACCGCGGGCATCCACACCGCATCCGGAGAGCTGGCCGCGAAGCGTCTCGCCGAGGGCTACACGCTGGCGACCGTCGCCTCCGACCTCACCCACCTCAGGGCCGTGTCGCAGTCGCATCTGGATGCGGCCCGCGGCTGA
- a CDS encoding LLM class flavin-dependent oxidoreductase → MKNIGFLSFGHWTPSPQSQTRSAADVLTQSIELAVAAEELGADGAYFRVHHFARQLASPFPLLAAVGARTSRIEIGTGVIDMRYENPLYMVEDASAADLISGGRLQLGISRGSPEQVIEGYKYFGYAPAEGETDADMARRHTAMFLQALEGEGFARPNPRPMFPNPPGLLRLEPHSEGLRERIWWGAGTRATAEWTARQGMNLMSSTLLTEDTGVPFHELQAEQIRVFRKEWDNAGHAFTPRVSVSRSIFAITDDRDRAYFGRGGTETDQVGHIDGGIARFGRSYADEPDKLIEQLAQDSAIAEADTLLLTVPNQLGVEYNAHVIESILTEVAPELGWR, encoded by the coding sequence ATGAAGAACATCGGGTTCCTTTCGTTCGGGCACTGGACGCCGTCCCCGCAGTCGCAGACGCGGTCCGCGGCCGATGTGCTCACCCAGTCCATCGAGCTTGCCGTCGCCGCCGAGGAGCTCGGCGCGGACGGTGCCTACTTCCGTGTGCACCACTTCGCGCGTCAACTGGCGTCCCCGTTCCCGTTGCTCGCCGCGGTGGGCGCACGGACGTCCCGTATCGAGATCGGTACGGGTGTCATCGACATGCGGTACGAGAATCCGCTGTACATGGTCGAGGATGCGAGTGCGGCGGACCTGATCTCCGGGGGCAGGCTGCAACTCGGTATCAGCCGGGGGTCGCCCGAGCAGGTGATCGAGGGCTACAAGTACTTCGGCTACGCGCCCGCCGAGGGTGAGACCGACGCCGACATGGCACGTCGCCACACCGCGATGTTCCTGCAGGCACTCGAGGGAGAGGGCTTCGCCCGCCCGAACCCGCGGCCGATGTTCCCCAATCCGCCGGGGCTGCTGCGGTTGGAGCCGCACTCGGAAGGTCTGCGGGAGCGCATCTGGTGGGGTGCGGGCACCCGCGCGACGGCGGAGTGGACAGCGCGGCAGGGTATGAACCTGATGAGCTCGACGCTGTTGACCGAGGACACCGGTGTCCCGTTCCACGAGCTGCAAGCCGAGCAGATCCGCGTCTTCCGCAAGGAGTGGGACAACGCCGGCCACGCATTCACCCCGCGGGTGTCGGTGAGCCGCAGCATCTTCGCCATCACCGACGACCGCGACCGCGCATACTTCGGGCGCGGTGGCACGGAGACGGACCAGGTCGGCCACATCGACGGCGGCATCGCACGGTTCGGGCGGTCATACGCCGACGAGCCCGACAAACTCATCGAGCAACTCGCGCAGGACTCGGCCATCGCCGAGGCCGACACGCTGTTGCTGACGGTCCCCAATCAGCTGGGCGTCGAGTACAACGCGCATGTCATCGAATCGATCCTGACCGAGGTCGCACCGGAGCTCGGCTGGCGCTGA
- a CDS encoding glycosyltransferase, which yields MLTPSLSVIIPTYNEQDCIEDCLRALLSQQEPVDEIIVVDNNSTDNTTDIVLRMTGETAVIRLIRAPEQGVINARSLGFDSARGEVLARIDADTHVPDAWSQSVRQFFATHSDRFQAGSGLCYCYDLPFQGRFRRRQQQRTAVTSTRLASNNPDTAAIPRLFGSNMAITQSAWTSVRSSRSHRTDIFEDLDLTLTIRAAGYRIALIPNADAGISGRRYLCSPRTFWRYCLRDQRTYRAHGDLRNAVLAACFVLPAQYLFYLLAWLPFRAYDPQTRQMTLRNIGRDRADRVLPSGNV from the coding sequence GTGCTCACCCCTTCGTTGTCGGTCATCATCCCGACATACAACGAGCAAGACTGCATTGAAGACTGTCTCCGTGCTCTGTTGTCGCAACAAGAACCGGTCGACGAGATCATCGTCGTCGACAACAACTCCACCGACAACACCACCGACATCGTGCTCCGTATGACGGGCGAGACTGCCGTGATTCGACTGATCCGTGCCCCGGAGCAAGGTGTGATCAACGCCCGGTCTCTGGGGTTCGACTCCGCGCGAGGTGAGGTTCTCGCGCGCATCGACGCCGACACGCACGTCCCCGACGCATGGTCGCAGTCGGTCCGACAGTTTTTCGCCACACACAGTGACCGGTTCCAGGCCGGATCGGGCCTGTGCTACTGCTACGACCTGCCATTCCAAGGTCGCTTCCGGCGCCGCCAACAGCAACGTACCGCTGTGACATCGACTCGACTGGCCTCGAACAACCCCGACACTGCCGCAATCCCTAGGTTGTTCGGGTCCAACATGGCGATAACACAGTCTGCGTGGACCTCGGTCAGATCGTCACGGTCGCACCGTACCGACATCTTCGAGGACCTCGACCTGACCTTGACGATTCGAGCGGCCGGCTACCGAATTGCTCTGATACCGAACGCCGACGCGGGTATTTCCGGGCGACGGTACCTGTGTTCGCCGCGCACCTTCTGGCGATACTGCCTACGAGACCAGCGAACCTATCGCGCCCATGGCGACCTACGCAACGCGGTTCTCGCCGCGTGCTTCGTACTGCCGGCGCAGTACCTCTTCTACCTTCTCGCCTGGCTCCCGTTCCGCGCATACGATCCCCAGACCCGCCAGATGACGCTGCGCAACATCGGACGAGACAGGGCTGACCGCGTCCTGCCCAGTGGGAACGTTTGA